The following proteins come from a genomic window of Geomonas sp. RF6:
- a CDS encoding proton-conducting transporter transmembrane domain-containing protein: MIWAYVTLPLLGALIAWAVSENTRRPLVLPVFAVLHLALTVVLLNDSPGPSPHGWIYLDALGKVTLLSTSALFTVCALYAVGYLGFYRKERSNRTICAALLICLSAMTLVCLSQHLGLLWITLEATTLTMAPLIYFNRNARSIEATWKYLLICSVGIAIALLGLFFLAYSTIVAGREATLLLQPLISGAASLHAGWRHAAFIFLLVGFGSKMGLAPLHTWKPDAYGEAPGLVGALLAGGLVNCAFLALMRVYQIAVASTEGALFQQVLLGMGLVSMAFAAVFMARQSDFKRMLAYSSVEHVGILALALGLGKGALFGGLLHMMNNALTKGVLFLSSGNIHRAYSSKSTEFVKGALRRSPWSGALFLAAFLAITGSPPFGPFVSEFTIVSSAFTEGTGWAGGLFLLFLGIIFIGMASTVLSVVMGKIPRDLPPTTYRDSAQTVLPPLILMGVVLVLGVWIPAPLQDLLADAAALLGGGR; encoded by the coding sequence CTGATCTGGGCATACGTCACCCTGCCGCTCCTGGGCGCCCTCATCGCCTGGGCGGTCTCGGAAAACACCAGGCGCCCGCTGGTGCTCCCCGTCTTTGCGGTCCTGCACCTCGCTCTCACCGTCGTCCTTCTGAACGATTCCCCAGGCCCCTCGCCGCACGGCTGGATTTACCTCGACGCGCTAGGGAAGGTGACGCTTCTCTCCACCAGCGCGCTCTTCACTGTCTGCGCCCTCTACGCGGTCGGCTACTTAGGTTTCTACCGGAAGGAGCGCTCCAACCGCACGATCTGCGCGGCCCTTCTCATCTGTCTCTCGGCGATGACCCTGGTCTGCCTCTCGCAGCACCTGGGGCTTTTGTGGATCACCCTGGAGGCCACCACCCTTACCATGGCCCCCCTCATCTACTTCAACCGCAACGCCCGCTCCATCGAGGCGACCTGGAAGTATCTCCTCATCTGCTCCGTCGGTATCGCCATCGCCCTCCTGGGGCTCTTCTTCCTCGCCTACTCCACCATAGTGGCGGGGCGGGAGGCGACCCTTCTCCTCCAGCCACTCATCTCCGGCGCCGCAAGCCTCCATGCCGGGTGGCGCCATGCCGCCTTCATCTTCCTCCTCGTCGGGTTCGGGTCGAAGATGGGGCTCGCGCCGCTGCACACCTGGAAGCCAGACGCCTACGGCGAGGCGCCGGGGCTCGTCGGGGCGCTCCTTGCCGGTGGGCTGGTGAACTGCGCCTTCCTCGCCCTCATGAGGGTGTACCAGATCGCCGTCGCCTCCACGGAGGGTGCGCTCTTTCAGCAGGTTCTCCTCGGAATGGGACTCGTCTCCATGGCGTTTGCGGCGGTCTTCATGGCGCGTCAGAGCGATTTCAAGAGGATGCTCGCCTACTCGAGCGTCGAGCACGTCGGTATCCTCGCGCTCGCGCTGGGGCTCGGGAAGGGTGCCCTCTTCGGCGGACTCCTGCACATGATGAACAACGCCCTCACGAAGGGGGTCCTCTTCCTCTCCTCCGGGAACATCCACCGGGCCTATTCGAGCAAGAGCACCGAGTTTGTGAAGGGGGCGCTGCGGCGCTCCCCCTGGTCCGGCGCCCTCTTTCTGGCCGCCTTCCTGGCAATCACCGGGTCACCCCCCTTTGGCCCCTTTGTGAGCGAGTTCACCATCGTAAGCAGCGCCTTCACCGAAGGGACCGGGTGGGCAGGGGGGCTCTTTCTCCTCTTCCTGGGAATCATATTCATCGGCATGGCCTCTACCGTCCTCTCCGTGGTCATGGGTAAGATCCCGCGCGACCTCCCGCCTACGACCTACCGCGACAGCGCGCAGACGGTCCTCCCTCCGCTGATCCTCATGGGGGTGGTACTTGTCCTGGGGGTGTGGATACCGGCTCCGCTGCAGGATCTCCTGGCTGACGCGGCGGCGCTTCTGGGGGGTGGGCGATGA
- a CDS encoding hydrogenase large subunit, with the protein MTNDFYRLYNGSAIQRCNIPSLDQDEFLQKVLDAVDSGWRVCSYFGVPAGRELELYALLAPKAGGQLGIASTKVSGGRLPSLTPFCPQLHLFEREIAEQYGVVFENHPWGKPVRFQKALRLVEESEASLPALPGVMDFYQVQGDEIHEVAVGPVHAGIIEPGHFRFQCYGEKVLHLEIALGYQHRGLEEMLIGGPHRVTLNQMETVAGDTTVGHTVAYAMVVEALAAVAVPARAHALRGVAMELERLANHTGDLGAISGDVGFLPTASFCGRIRGDFLNMTAELCGSRFSRGLIVPGGVGFDCTPLQADALRNRVAAARRDLSNATELMWHTPSALGRLEGTGRVSEQTALDLGLVGPAARACGVNRDVRRDHPFGIYSLTQIPVETLKTGDVFARAMVRWLEAEKSLDYLDEQLKQLPAGNVEVEVGTLACNHMAIALTEGWRGEVCHVALTDERGRFSRYKIVDPSFHNWSGLAMALRNEQISDFPLCNKSFNLSYCGFDL; encoded by the coding sequence ATGACGAACGACTTTTATCGGCTCTACAACGGCTCAGCCATCCAGCGCTGCAACATCCCCTCTCTCGATCAGGATGAATTTCTGCAGAAGGTGCTGGACGCCGTCGACTCCGGCTGGCGGGTCTGTTCATACTTCGGAGTGCCGGCGGGGCGGGAGCTCGAGCTCTACGCCCTTCTCGCGCCGAAGGCCGGGGGGCAGCTGGGGATCGCCTCCACGAAAGTGTCGGGGGGGAGGCTCCCGTCGCTGACGCCGTTCTGTCCGCAGCTGCACCTCTTCGAGCGGGAGATCGCGGAGCAGTACGGGGTCGTATTCGAGAACCACCCGTGGGGGAAACCGGTGCGCTTCCAGAAGGCGCTGCGACTGGTTGAAGAGAGCGAAGCATCTCTTCCCGCCCTTCCCGGGGTCATGGACTTCTATCAGGTGCAGGGGGACGAGATCCACGAGGTGGCGGTCGGTCCCGTTCATGCCGGTATCATCGAGCCCGGGCACTTCCGCTTTCAGTGCTACGGCGAGAAGGTGCTGCACCTGGAGATCGCACTGGGGTACCAGCACCGCGGCCTGGAGGAGATGCTGATCGGAGGGCCGCACCGCGTCACCCTGAACCAGATGGAGACCGTGGCGGGGGACACCACCGTCGGGCACACCGTTGCCTATGCCATGGTGGTGGAGGCGCTCGCCGCGGTCGCGGTGCCGGCCCGGGCACATGCGCTGCGCGGGGTCGCCATGGAGCTGGAGCGCCTCGCGAACCACACCGGCGACCTCGGCGCCATCTCCGGCGACGTCGGTTTCCTCCCGACCGCCTCGTTCTGCGGGAGGATCCGCGGCGATTTCCTCAACATGACCGCGGAGCTGTGCGGCAGCCGTTTCAGCAGGGGATTGATCGTTCCAGGCGGCGTCGGATTCGACTGCACCCCCTTGCAGGCGGACGCCCTGCGCAACAGGGTCGCGGCGGCGCGGCGGGATCTCTCCAATGCCACGGAGCTCATGTGGCACACACCGAGCGCGCTGGGGAGGCTCGAGGGGACGGGGAGGGTGAGCGAGCAGACCGCACTCGATCTCGGCCTCGTGGGGCCGGCGGCCCGCGCCTGCGGCGTGAACCGCGACGTGAGGCGGGATCACCCCTTCGGCATCTACAGCCTCACGCAGATTCCGGTGGAAACGCTGAAGACGGGGGATGTCTTCGCGCGCGCCATGGTGCGCTGGCTGGAGGCGGAGAAATCGCTCGACTACCTGGACGAGCAACTGAAGCAGCTTCCGGCCGGCAACGTGGAGGTGGAGGTGGGGACGCTGGCGTGCAACCACATGGCGATAGCGCTGACCGAGGGGTGGCGCGGCGAGGTGTGCCACGTGGCGCTTACCGATGAGAGAGGGCGCTTCAGCCGCTACAAGATCGTGGACCCGTCCTTCCACAACTGGAGCGGGCTCGCGATGGCGCTCAGAAACGAGCAGATCTCCGACTTCCCGCTGTGCAACAAGAGTTTCAACCTGTCGTACTGCGGGTTTGATCTGTGA
- a CDS encoding 4Fe-4S dicluster domain-containing protein, whose product MIEAIVARIKQGHRTMRFPKEPVPLPERFRGYPVVKGSACPPDCRACVDACPTGAVTLEPALSVDMGKCLFCPSCSRACPHGAIEFSKDWRLAANRREDLVVTEGDERRLAQALEKKMLSLFGRSLKFRSVVAGSCNACDADTNVLSTIGWDLGRFGIQFVASPRHADGLWVTGPVTEHMREALLLTYEAIPAPKLVVANGACAINGGPFIGSPEAHDGVGDLLPVDLYIPGCPPHPVTILDGLLRLLDKVK is encoded by the coding sequence ATGATAGAAGCGATAGTGGCGAGGATAAAGCAGGGGCACCGCACCATGCGTTTCCCGAAGGAGCCGGTGCCCCTTCCTGAGCGCTTCCGCGGCTACCCCGTCGTGAAGGGGAGCGCCTGCCCCCCCGACTGCCGCGCCTGCGTCGATGCCTGCCCGACCGGAGCGGTGACGCTGGAGCCGGCTCTCTCTGTCGACATGGGAAAGTGCCTCTTCTGTCCTTCCTGCTCCAGGGCGTGCCCGCACGGCGCCATCGAGTTCAGCAAGGACTGGCGGCTGGCGGCGAACCGGCGGGAGGATCTCGTTGTCACGGAAGGGGATGAGCGGCGGCTCGCCCAGGCCCTGGAGAAGAAGATGCTCTCCCTCTTCGGGAGATCGCTGAAGTTTCGCTCTGTCGTTGCCGGGAGCTGCAATGCCTGCGACGCCGACACGAACGTTTTGTCTACCATCGGCTGGGATCTCGGGCGTTTCGGGATCCAGTTTGTGGCATCCCCCCGGCATGCCGACGGCTTGTGGGTTACCGGGCCGGTAACGGAGCACATGAGGGAGGCGCTCCTTCTGACGTACGAGGCGATCCCCGCGCCGAAGCTCGTGGTGGCGAACGGCGCCTGCGCCATCAACGGCGGCCCCTTCATCGGCTCCCCCGAGGCGCACGACGGAGTAGGGGACCTTCTGCCGGTGGACCTGTACATCCCCGGCTGCCCACCGCACCCGGTGACGATTCTCGACGGGCTGCTGCGCCTGCTGGACAAGGTGAAGTAG
- a CDS encoding MFS transporter, translating to MKNNGGDRIGRWQLLLRALRYRNYRLFFLGQSVSLVGTWMQQVAMSWLVYRLTGSAVLLGVIGFVGQLPTFLFAPFAGVLADRWDRRELVLCTQALAMLQAAILALIVVTGMVEVWHVIALASFLGVISAFDVPVRQSFVIDMVEDKESLGNAIALNSSMVNGARLIGPSVAGLLIASLGEGVCFILNAFSYLAVIVAVAAMRIRPAQPHGARKDLLRELKEGVEYAAGFKPIWAILLLIGVLSLMGMPYSVLMPVFAKDLLHGGAHTYGFLMGATGLGAFVSTIFLASRRSVLGLGRFMWSCACVFGIGVAAFAMSRSLILSLLCLLVAGFGVMTVIASGNTVLQTIVDDDKRGRVMSFYTMAFMGTTPFGSLFAGVVAGRIGATATLLIGAGACFVAGLLYARHLPAIREQVRPIYRRIGVIPEMTPTDLVTPPEKR from the coding sequence ATGAAAAACAACGGCGGTGATAGGATAGGGCGCTGGCAGCTTCTGCTGCGAGCCCTGCGCTACCGCAATTACCGTCTCTTTTTCCTTGGGCAGAGCGTATCGCTGGTGGGGACGTGGATGCAGCAGGTCGCCATGAGCTGGCTCGTCTATCGCCTCACCGGCTCGGCGGTGCTTCTCGGCGTCATCGGGTTTGTCGGGCAGTTGCCGACCTTCCTCTTCGCCCCCTTCGCAGGGGTCCTCGCAGACCGGTGGGACCGCCGCGAGCTCGTGCTGTGCACTCAGGCCCTGGCTATGCTTCAGGCAGCGATTCTTGCCCTCATTGTCGTGACCGGGATGGTGGAGGTCTGGCACGTCATCGCCCTCGCCTCCTTCCTGGGCGTCATCAGCGCCTTCGACGTTCCGGTACGGCAGTCTTTCGTCATCGACATGGTGGAGGACAAGGAGTCGCTCGGAAACGCCATTGCCCTCAACTCCTCCATGGTGAACGGTGCGCGCCTCATTGGGCCTTCCGTCGCCGGACTCCTCATCGCCAGCCTCGGTGAGGGGGTCTGCTTTATCCTGAACGCCTTCAGCTATCTTGCCGTCATCGTTGCAGTCGCTGCCATGCGGATACGGCCGGCGCAGCCGCACGGCGCGCGGAAGGACTTGTTGCGGGAGTTGAAGGAAGGGGTGGAGTATGCGGCGGGCTTCAAGCCGATATGGGCGATCCTTCTCCTGATCGGAGTCCTCAGCCTGATGGGAATGCCGTACTCGGTGCTGATGCCGGTTTTTGCGAAGGACCTGCTGCACGGCGGCGCCCATACCTACGGGTTCCTCATGGGCGCCACGGGGCTCGGCGCCTTCGTGAGCACCATATTTCTGGCATCGCGAAGGAGCGTCCTCGGCCTGGGGAGGTTCATGTGGAGTTGCGCCTGCGTCTTCGGTATCGGGGTCGCGGCCTTTGCCATGTCGCGCTCCCTCATCCTTTCGCTTTTGTGCCTGCTCGTTGCGGGATTCGGCGTCATGACCGTCATCGCCTCCGGCAACACGGTGCTGCAGACGATCGTCGACGACGACAAACGAGGGCGGGTGATGAGCTTTTATACCATGGCCTTCATGGGGACGACCCCTTTTGGGAGTCTCTTCGCGGGAGTCGTCGCGGGGCGAATCGGCGCCACCGCCACGCTCCTCATCGGCGCCGGCGCCTGTTTTGTCGCCGGCCTCCTCTACGCCCGCCACCTGCCGGCCATCCGGGAACAGGTGCGTCCGATCTACCGGCGCATCGGTGTGATTCCGGAGATGACGCCG